A window of Sphingobacterium sp. SRCM116780 contains these coding sequences:
- a CDS encoding succinate dehydrogenase/fumarate reductase iron-sulfur subunit gives MSAHMNLTLKVWRQKNDKSKGQFVTVQANDIADDMSFLEMLDIVNDDLTRKGEDPIYFDHDCREGICGMCSLVINGRPHGPKYGITTCQLHMRSFHDGQTIVIEPWRAAAFPVLKDLAVDRTAFDRIQQAGGYTNVNTGGAQDANNILIPKRIADEAFESATCIGCGACVAACKNASAMLFVSAKISQFALLPQGQTERYERAQAMVDQMDAEGFGSCTNTGACEAECPKGIKLTNIARMNREYLGAKLFREEDIHG, from the coding sequence ATGAGTGCACATATGAATTTAACGCTAAAAGTTTGGCGTCAAAAAAACGATAAATCTAAAGGTCAATTCGTAACTGTACAAGCAAATGATATCGCTGACGATATGTCATTCTTAGAAATGCTTGATATTGTAAATGATGATTTAACGCGCAAAGGAGAAGATCCTATTTACTTCGATCACGACTGTCGCGAAGGTATTTGTGGAATGTGTTCACTAGTGATCAATGGACGTCCACACGGACCAAAGTACGGCATCACTACTTGTCAATTGCACATGCGTTCATTCCATGATGGACAAACAATTGTCATTGAACCTTGGAGAGCTGCCGCTTTCCCTGTTTTAAAAGATTTGGCAGTGGATCGTACGGCATTTGATCGTATTCAACAAGCAGGTGGTTATACCAACGTAAATACAGGTGGAGCTCAAGATGCAAATAATATTTTAATCCCGAAACGTATTGCTGATGAGGCATTCGAATCAGCGACTTGTATCGGTTGTGGTGCTTGTGTTGCTGCTTGTAAAAATGCTTCAGCGATGTTATTTGTTTCAGCTAAAATATCACAGTTTGCATTATTACCACAAGGTCAAACAGAACGTTATGAACGTGCTCAAGCAATGGTTGATCAAATGGATGCAGAAGGTTTTGGTAGCTGTACAAACACAGGTGCTTGTGAAGCTGAGTGTCCAAAAGGTATTAAATTGACAAATATTGCTCGTATGAATCGTGAGTACTTAGGTGCAAAACTTTTTAGAGAAGAGGATATCCACGGATAA
- a CDS encoding ATP-binding protein, which translates to MESKLHEKEGLIDQLFADSIKMKTLKNAEKYPEQSYSILNKYYKEDGILLYIFKNHELLLWSSNVFVPLTDGGLQNSINYISANNRTFIVKKKEIGNTTILAYVTIKKYYNPNNEYFKKLFSPLISTSNNIEIADYNDSGNIKNIYSKDKTYLFSIKLKSDQVQNIFSILQTLSWILAAICFITLIHNIAKHIANKGHAIIAILLYLTALITLRYIDLNSNWLSIHANLGIFNPKNYAYNYLFPNIWGLLITVFFCFLFILFLHNIKRKFDIKRYFKRKPLKIGLAIISILSIYFVFTLLYNTLGTLITHSTTNAVDFTKLVELNSYTWIDLFILCLSLVTLILYIDILIYIIMKLEISETILINIHLSCLITFILIGTLLTENNGLINILLGLIILTRSFNVLLRTRFKLATHIIVVILLSIIFSICHGQFFKMKKLDNMRIFLSQLEAEDDINAISLFTDIEKDILKDEQLKHLFKISLPNTNTKTINEYIEHKYFSGYLSKYEFIGFYYNNNHKELEHLKNNKVAEYREKVIKNSLKISDSFYRLNSELGTHEYFSILNFPIDNQNNISLYLNLKNRSFNYTLPYPEILVDSRLSNIEVQSYNNSSIALFKDGNLITQYGKYNYPNTDKDYPNKLGEYIILTGKDNYFHVMYKPNNHTTFLVSNPQETAWEYLATGSFLFLILFVFFSSYSVINYMYNILKNKSFKIRSIKYHYLFLINTIQYSSRIQTLFISSIISAILISGIISFVSINMQLSYNNTLAREKTISDISKRLENIISTASTSEEREEKLIHYLKLLSESLAKDFSLYSKSGRLLYSSQPKIYDLNILSTYINANAFRKLSLLKKSETIEEETAGDFKYESSYATIRDENYATIAYLGIPNFNAQKDDNLNQNLLLNTLINIYSLIIIGFGFYAAFVANKITEPLNLISKKLAQTNLGQQNEPLFWQRNDEIGRLIKEYNLMILKLEDYANKIKDNERESTWREMAQQIAHEIKNPLTPMKLGIQQLIRSYNDNDVKFEERFKRFTTSFIEQIDSLNYIAKEFSAFAKLPDTKYEKVNLLEKLNKSINVYIQNPLAQINLINQTNDQYLFVEADRDQLLRTFNNLLKNAIEAGYGKRKIKIDISISNGENETYDVKIKDNGVGIPQEMRKQIFQINFTTKSSGTGLGLVFVKKTIEAMGGSVQFDSIENQGTTFHIVLPKYKNV; encoded by the coding sequence TTGGAATCAAAACTTCATGAAAAGGAAGGTTTGATTGACCAATTGTTTGCTGATTCCATTAAAATGAAAACCCTCAAAAATGCTGAGAAATATCCAGAACAATCCTATAGTATTCTCAATAAATATTATAAAGAGGATGGTATTCTGCTTTATATTTTTAAAAATCATGAGCTTTTACTTTGGAGCTCAAATGTTTTTGTTCCGTTAACAGATGGTGGACTACAAAATTCTATTAATTATATCTCTGCAAACAATAGAACCTTCATCGTAAAGAAAAAAGAAATAGGAAACACAACTATTTTAGCCTATGTAACCATTAAAAAATATTATAATCCTAACAATGAGTATTTTAAAAAGCTCTTTTCGCCTTTAATTTCTACAAGTAATAATATAGAAATTGCAGATTACAACGATTCTGGTAATATCAAAAACATATACAGTAAAGACAAAACCTACTTATTTTCTATCAAACTTAAGTCCGATCAAGTTCAGAATATTTTCAGCATCTTACAGACATTATCTTGGATACTGGCTGCAATATGCTTTATTACATTAATCCATAATATCGCAAAACATATTGCCAATAAGGGACATGCAATAATCGCTATATTACTATACTTAACCGCCTTAATAACATTAAGATATATAGACCTCAATTCAAATTGGTTAAGTATTCACGCCAATCTAGGTATATTTAACCCCAAAAATTATGCTTATAATTATTTGTTTCCAAATATTTGGGGATTACTAATTACCGTTTTTTTCTGTTTTCTTTTCATTCTATTTCTTCATAACATTAAACGCAAATTTGATATTAAAAGGTATTTTAAGAGAAAACCGCTAAAAATTGGTCTTGCTATTATTTCAATACTAAGTATCTATTTTGTTTTCACTTTATTATATAACACATTAGGAACATTAATAACTCATTCTACAACCAATGCTGTTGATTTTACAAAACTCGTAGAGTTAAACTCATACACTTGGATTGATCTTTTTATATTATGCTTGAGTTTAGTGACACTAATTTTATACATCGATATTCTTATATATATCATTATGAAATTGGAGATATCGGAAACAATCTTAATTAATATACATCTTAGCTGCCTAATTACATTCATCTTAATCGGAACACTATTAACAGAAAATAATGGCTTGATTAACATTTTATTGGGATTAATCATTCTTACCAGATCTTTTAATGTATTATTAAGAACAAGATTCAAACTTGCTACACATATCATCGTTGTTATTCTTTTATCTATTATTTTCTCCATATGTCATGGTCAATTTTTCAAAATGAAAAAATTAGACAATATGAGAATTTTTTTAAGTCAGTTAGAAGCTGAAGATGATATCAATGCCATTTCGTTATTTACGGATATAGAAAAAGATATATTAAAGGATGAGCAATTAAAACATCTATTTAAAATTAGTTTACCCAATACCAATACAAAAACGATTAATGAATATATCGAACACAAATATTTTAGTGGGTACCTATCCAAATATGAGTTCATTGGATTTTATTATAATAATAATCATAAAGAACTTGAACATCTTAAAAACAATAAAGTAGCGGAATATAGAGAGAAAGTAATTAAAAACTCATTAAAAATTAGTGATAGTTTTTATAGACTAAATAGTGAATTGGGGACACATGAATACTTTTCGATCCTTAATTTTCCTATTGATAATCAAAACAATATTTCCTTATATCTTAATTTGAAAAATAGATCTTTCAATTATACTTTACCTTATCCGGAAATATTAGTAGATTCTAGATTAAGCAATATTGAAGTACAATCCTATAATAATAGTTCAATTGCACTATTTAAAGATGGAAATTTAATTACCCAATATGGAAAGTACAATTATCCAAATACGGATAAAGATTATCCAAATAAATTGGGGGAGTATATCATACTGACTGGCAAGGATAATTATTTCCATGTTATGTATAAGCCTAATAACCATACTACATTTTTAGTTAGTAATCCGCAAGAAACTGCTTGGGAATATTTAGCTACAGGGTCATTCTTATTCCTTATACTATTTGTTTTTTTCTCCTCATATAGTGTCATTAATTATATGTACAATATTTTAAAGAATAAATCCTTTAAAATTAGGAGTATAAAATATCACTATTTGTTCTTAATTAATACCATACAATATAGCTCTAGAATTCAAACCCTATTTATCTCTTCTATTATATCAGCGATTTTAATATCAGGAATTATATCCTTTGTCAGTATTAATATGCAACTTTCTTACAATAATACTTTGGCAAGAGAAAAAACAATTTCTGATATTAGCAAGCGGTTGGAAAATATTATCAGTACCGCATCTACTTCCGAAGAAAGAGAAGAAAAACTAATCCACTATCTCAAATTACTATCTGAATCATTAGCCAAGGATTTCTCTTTGTATTCTAAATCTGGTCGGTTATTGTATAGCTCACAACCTAAAATTTATGATTTAAATATTTTATCAACATACATTAATGCAAATGCATTCAGAAAATTATCTCTTTTAAAAAAATCAGAGACAATAGAAGAAGAAACTGCTGGAGATTTTAAATATGAATCTAGCTATGCAACAATTAGAGATGAAAATTACGCGACAATAGCCTACTTAGGAATCCCTAATTTCAATGCACAAAAAGATGACAACTTAAATCAAAATCTATTATTAAATACATTAATCAATATATACTCCTTGATTATAATAGGGTTTGGATTTTACGCAGCGTTTGTAGCGAATAAAATCACTGAGCCATTAAATCTAATTAGTAAAAAACTAGCTCAAACAAATTTAGGACAACAAAATGAACCATTATTTTGGCAGAGAAATGATGAAATAGGAAGATTAATAAAAGAATATAATCTAATGATATTGAAATTAGAGGATTATGCAAATAAAATAAAAGATAATGAAAGGGAATCTACTTGGCGTGAAATGGCGCAACAAATAGCACATGAAATCAAAAACCCTTTGACTCCAATGAAACTTGGCATTCAACAATTAATAAGATCATATAATGATAATGATGTTAAATTTGAGGAACGATTTAAGCGATTTACAACCTCTTTTATTGAACAAATTGATAGCCTAAACTATATAGCTAAAGAATTTTCAGCTTTTGCAAAATTACCTGACACCAAATACGAGAAAGTTAATCTGTTAGAAAAGCTGAATAAGTCCATCAATGTTTATATACAAAATCCTTTAGCTCAGATTAATTTGATAAACCAAACCAATGATCAATATTTATTTGTAGAAGCCGATCGCGATCAATTATTAAGGACATTCAATAATCTATTAAAAAATGCTATAGAAGCTGGGTATGGAAAGAGAAAAATTAAAATTGATATTAGTATATCAAACGGCGAAAATGAAACTTATGATGTCAAAATAAAAGATAATGGAGTTGGTATTCCTCAAGAAATGAGAAAGCAAATTTTCCAAATTAATTTCACAACGAAAAGTTCTGGTACAGGACTGGGCCTAGTATTTGTAAAGAAAACAATAGAAGCTATGGGTGGATCTGTACAATTTGATTCTATAGAAAATCAGGGGACTACATTTCATATTGTTTTACCAAAATACAAAAACGTATAA
- the gmd gene encoding GDP-mannose 4,6-dehydratase → MSESKAKIALITGITGQDGAYLAEFLLKKGYVVHGLKRRSSLFNTGQIDHLYQDLHTDSCNLKLHFGDLTDSTNLIRVIQEIQPDEIYNLAAQSHVKVSFDMAEYTANVDGLGTLRILEAVRLLGMMKKCRIYQASTSELYGMVQEVPQRERTPFYPRSPYAVAKMYDYWITVNYREAYNMYACNGILFNHESPSRGETFVTRKITRGVAKIALGLQDKLYLGNLSAQRDWGHAKDYVEAMWLILQQDIPADYVIATGVATSVRNFVRLSFAELGIEVEFSGKGEMEKGVIIDVDEDRLAELNIDKEHIKFGQTVVRVDPAYYRPTEVELLIGDPTKAQTKLGWKPKYDLAMLITEMVQSDLQMMRKEEYLKNGSFQILNYFE, encoded by the coding sequence ATGTCAGAAAGTAAAGCAAAAATAGCCTTAATAACAGGAATTACTGGACAGGATGGAGCATACCTTGCAGAGTTTTTACTTAAAAAAGGATATGTTGTACATGGATTGAAAAGAAGAAGTTCTCTTTTTAATACAGGTCAGATTGATCATTTGTACCAAGATCTTCATACAGATTCTTGTAATTTAAAATTACATTTTGGAGATTTAACAGACTCAACCAATTTAATTCGTGTTATTCAAGAGATACAACCTGATGAAATCTATAATTTGGCAGCTCAATCTCATGTAAAAGTGAGTTTTGATATGGCTGAATATACTGCTAATGTAGATGGATTAGGAACATTACGTATTTTAGAAGCTGTGCGTTTGTTAGGGATGATGAAAAAATGTCGCATTTACCAAGCTTCTACATCCGAACTTTATGGAATGGTACAAGAAGTCCCTCAGCGTGAGCGAACTCCTTTTTATCCACGTAGTCCTTATGCTGTTGCAAAGATGTATGATTATTGGATTACGGTCAATTATCGCGAGGCTTATAACATGTATGCATGTAATGGCATTTTGTTTAATCATGAAAGTCCCTCACGTGGAGAAACATTTGTTACTCGAAAAATAACAAGGGGAGTAGCTAAGATTGCATTGGGTTTACAAGACAAATTATATTTAGGAAACTTATCTGCCCAACGAGATTGGGGACATGCGAAGGATTATGTAGAGGCAATGTGGCTTATTCTACAACAAGACATTCCAGCGGACTATGTCATTGCAACGGGAGTTGCGACTTCTGTACGCAACTTTGTCAGGCTGAGCTTTGCTGAGTTAGGTATAGAGGTTGAATTTAGTGGTAAAGGTGAGATGGAAAAAGGAGTAATCATTGATGTTGATGAAGATCGGTTAGCGGAGCTGAATATTGATAAAGAGCATATTAAATTTGGACAGACTGTTGTTAGAGTCGATCCAGCATATTATCGCCCTACTGAAGTAGAATTGTTAATTGGCGACCCAACAAAGGCACAAACAAAATTAGGATGGAAACCTAAATATGATTTAGCTATGTTGATTACAGAGATGGTGCAGTCAGATTTGCAAATGATGCGAAAAGAAGAATACTTAAAAAATGGGAGCTTTCAAATTTTGAATTATTTTGAATAA
- a CDS encoding lipocalin family protein, with translation MNRVLLSISTIMLGLFLFSGCSMQQKGATTSSSSSSMSTGPSASDWKGSVKGTWRLNSIDRENLPSTYTIKTVFEEAPAECFIGSTWVLPSNGKGTISFSADGKLCAPGASRDIVWSIYNPGKNNGEPQFQFKKIYAGDKAKNVTTGYRLDLSYSDANKLVMRMPVTISNGEAYLVFTFARVN, from the coding sequence ATGAATCGAGTTCTTTTATCTATCTCCACTATCATGTTGGGTTTGTTTCTTTTTTCTGGATGCAGTATGCAACAAAAAGGAGCAACAACTAGTTCTTCATCTTCTTCTATGTCTACTGGCCCAAGTGCCTCTGATTGGAAGGGATCTGTAAAAGGAACTTGGCGATTAAATAGTATTGATCGTGAAAATTTACCATCTACTTATACCATAAAGACTGTCTTTGAGGAAGCTCCTGCAGAGTGTTTTATCGGTAGTACTTGGGTTTTACCAAGTAATGGTAAAGGAACAATTTCTTTTTCTGCTGATGGTAAATTATGTGCTCCTGGTGCTTCTAGAGATATTGTATGGTCTATTTATAATCCAGGAAAAAATAATGGAGAACCTCAATTCCAATTTAAAAAAATCTATGCTGGAGACAAAGCGAAAAATGTGACAACAGGTTACCGTTTAGATTTATCTTATTCAGATGCTAATAAATTGGTTATGCGTATGCCTGTAACTATTTCTAATGGTGAAGCTTATTTAGTATTTACTTTTGCAAGAGTAAACTAA
- a CDS encoding lysylphosphatidylglycerol synthase transmembrane domain-containing protein, protein MDKKLFWKIIKNILKVVVTVAALYWVFSKVSIQDLKDAVLNSNPIFLLLAFLAYAISILISSSRLLSFLTSIGLNVSEKYNFKLYQLGLFYNLFLPGGVGGDGYKIYFLRKKFSIKGRKLLSALFFDRLSGLWALCLIIAALVIFIPQLGIPNYLTIAGFVLGTILYYFLISKFFTDFKSSFIKTHLKAIGVQSMQVVSAIMILYALGFDGKFSPYLFLFLASSLVAIIPFSVGGLGMREMVYIWGANFFHLDPHLAVLISLLFYIISALMALTGSYYIFHPSALGTEKLPSVKEVEESQTED, encoded by the coding sequence ATGGATAAAAAACTATTTTGGAAAATAATTAAAAATATACTGAAAGTTGTTGTCACAGTAGCTGCGCTTTATTGGGTATTTAGTAAGGTATCTATTCAAGACTTAAAGGACGCAGTATTGAATTCCAATCCCATTTTTCTGTTACTGGCTTTCTTAGCATATGCTATTTCCATTCTAATTTCTTCTTCTCGCCTATTAAGCTTTTTGACTTCAATTGGGTTAAATGTATCTGAAAAATATAATTTCAAACTTTATCAATTAGGGTTATTTTATAATTTATTCTTGCCAGGAGGAGTTGGTGGTGATGGTTATAAGATCTATTTTCTAAGAAAGAAATTTAGCATTAAAGGTCGAAAATTATTGAGTGCATTATTTTTCGACCGATTAAGCGGACTCTGGGCATTATGTTTAATCATCGCCGCTTTAGTTATTTTTATACCTCAATTAGGTATTCCCAATTATTTAACGATAGCTGGTTTTGTCTTAGGAACTATCTTGTACTATTTTTTAATTAGTAAGTTCTTTACAGATTTTAAATCAAGCTTTATTAAAACACACTTGAAGGCGATAGGTGTACAATCTATGCAAGTAGTTTCTGCTATTATGATTCTATATGCTTTGGGGTTTGATGGTAAATTTTCACCTTATTTATTTCTTTTTCTTGCATCGTCATTAGTCGCTATTATACCCTTCTCCGTTGGAGGGTTAGGCATGCGAGAAATGGTATATATATGGGGTGCTAATTTCTTTCATCTAGATCCGCATCTTGCCGTATTAATTAGTTTATTATTTTATATTATTTCTGCATTAATGGCCTTAACAGGTTCGTATTATATTTTTCACCCTTCGGCTTTAGGAACCGAGAAATTACCATCGGTAAAAGAGGTGGAAGAATCACAAACGGAAGATTAA
- a CDS encoding SDR family NAD(P)-dependent oxidoreductase, with amino-acid sequence MANIVITGASSGIGFEAVLDLTAKKENNVIALARSADKLKKLHEIASDLNFDGGNLYPAQFDIVYDDYQTLIPFIKSKFDQVDILINNAGILINKPFMESTLEEIASMYQTNVLGHASMIQHIVPLMPKGSHILNIGSMGGVQGSSKFPGLAAYSSSKAALAVLTECLAEEFKDKGIRVNCLALGSAQTEMFEEAFPGVEAGKLAFEMGRYIAEFAQNGHQYYNGKILPVALTTP; translated from the coding sequence ATGGCAAATATTGTAATAACAGGAGCTAGTAGTGGAATTGGATTTGAAGCTGTACTTGATCTTACAGCAAAAAAAGAAAATAATGTCATCGCATTGGCTCGTTCGGCAGATAAATTAAAGAAATTACATGAAATCGCATCAGACTTAAATTTTGATGGAGGTAATCTTTATCCGGCACAGTTTGATATTGTATATGATGATTACCAAACTTTAATACCTTTTATTAAGTCAAAGTTTGACCAAGTAGATATTTTAATCAATAACGCCGGTATATTGATTAATAAACCCTTCATGGAAAGCACATTGGAAGAAATCGCTTCTATGTATCAAACAAATGTCCTAGGACATGCCAGCATGATCCAACACATCGTCCCTCTCATGCCCAAAGGTTCACATATACTCAATATTGGAAGTATGGGTGGAGTCCAAGGATCGTCTAAATTCCCTGGTTTAGCAGCATATTCATCCAGTAAAGCAGCATTAGCTGTATTAACAGAATGTCTAGCTGAAGAATTCAAGGATAAAGGAATTCGTGTCAATTGCCTTGCTTTGGGTTCTGCACAGACCGAGATGTTTGAAGAGGCATTTCCTGGAGTAGAAGCTGGGAAATTAGCTTTTGAAATGGGAAGATATATTGCTGAATTTGCTCAAAATGGACATCAGTACTATAATGGTAAAATATTACCAGTTGCTCTGACAACTCCATAA
- a CDS encoding glycoside hydrolase family 2 protein: MNFKAFITLTFLTIITSIVFAREVIPFNKDWAFKKGPFTTDVLQYGNIFSGNWQAITVPHTWNAKDMQVRNDRFTSNEKFYVGDAYYRKTFIPLSSWDGKRIFIKFEGVNTNAEVYINNTPLSAKKEKENLSYDGSRVNGNYQIVGRHQGGYAAFVLELTNMLKYGIENEILVKVNNEATPQVIPVNHTLFPMYGGIYRPVELIVTEKVNIAVSDYASSGLFISQKEVDKKNALISLKVKLENKNHDAKNIQVVSTIYERNGNVKTKQSTAYKLLPQGRQEVIQDVFIKNPHLWQGLDDPYLYKVVTQVVADNNILDEVVQPLGLRKFELRTGEGFFLNDIKYPMYGVTRHQDRWGKGSALSNADHDEDLAIIKEIGATTIRLAHYQQSDYFYSKCDSIGFIVWAEIPFVNRVTTLEEANAKQQLTELIRQNYNHPAIYIWGLHNEVYTPNAYTIELTTKLNDLAKTEDPYRYTAQVSGYNVIDHAVNNNADVQGINHYFGWYNGVIRDVDKWADQISKDFKDYKIIFSEYGAEANLSHQQEIVGDVGNQWANPAFFPEEFSTKFHEIHWGTIKKHPIFLASYLWNTFDFATPITALNVEPRNFKGLVTFDRKLKKDPFYWYKANWSKEPVLYLTQRRVVERANEITPVTVYSNIGPPSLFVNGIEIKNFVMGETDVHYIFQDIKLKEGDNIIEVKASKGGKQLEDKISWHYVKNNPKAISKDGPKDNKSEHIGL; this comes from the coding sequence ATGAATTTCAAGGCATTCATTACCTTAACTTTCTTAACTATTATAACTTCAATAGTATTTGCTAGAGAAGTTATCCCTTTTAACAAAGACTGGGCTTTTAAAAAAGGACCTTTTACGACAGATGTTTTACAGTATGGGAATATTTTTTCTGGTAATTGGCAAGCGATTACTGTTCCTCATACTTGGAATGCAAAAGATATGCAAGTCCGGAATGATCGGTTTACTTCTAATGAAAAGTTTTATGTTGGCGATGCATATTATCGTAAAACATTTATTCCACTGTCATCTTGGGATGGTAAACGCATATTCATAAAATTTGAAGGCGTAAATACCAATGCAGAAGTTTATATCAATAATACACCATTATCAGCAAAAAAAGAAAAAGAAAATCTAAGTTATGATGGCTCTCGAGTAAATGGAAATTATCAAATTGTAGGAAGGCATCAAGGGGGGTACGCCGCATTTGTATTAGAATTGACTAATATGTTGAAATATGGTATTGAAAACGAGATTCTTGTGAAAGTGAATAACGAAGCAACTCCACAGGTAATTCCTGTTAACCATACTTTATTCCCTATGTATGGGGGAATTTATCGTCCAGTAGAGCTTATTGTGACAGAAAAAGTCAATATTGCAGTATCTGATTATGCTTCTTCTGGACTTTTCATTAGTCAAAAAGAGGTGGATAAAAAAAATGCACTTATAAGTCTAAAAGTAAAATTGGAAAATAAAAATCATGATGCCAAGAACATACAGGTTGTTTCAACGATTTATGAAAGAAATGGTAACGTTAAAACAAAGCAATCTACAGCTTATAAGTTATTGCCACAAGGAAGACAAGAAGTAATTCAAGATGTTTTTATAAAAAATCCGCATTTATGGCAAGGCCTAGACGATCCTTATTTGTATAAAGTTGTGACCCAAGTTGTTGCTGACAACAACATATTAGATGAAGTAGTCCAACCACTAGGATTACGTAAGTTTGAATTAAGGACAGGAGAAGGATTCTTTTTGAATGATATTAAATACCCCATGTATGGCGTAACACGTCATCAGGATCGTTGGGGAAAAGGTTCTGCTTTATCAAATGCTGATCATGATGAAGATCTGGCTATTATTAAAGAGATTGGAGCCACGACTATCCGGTTAGCACATTATCAACAATCTGATTATTTTTATTCCAAATGTGATAGTATAGGGTTTATTGTATGGGCGGAAATTCCATTTGTTAATCGGGTTACAACATTAGAAGAGGCAAATGCGAAGCAGCAGCTGACAGAATTGATCAGACAGAATTATAATCATCCTGCGATTTATATTTGGGGATTGCATAACGAAGTGTATACTCCGAACGCATATACGATTGAACTGACAACCAAATTGAATGACTTGGCGAAGACGGAAGACCCATATCGTTACACAGCACAAGTAAGTGGTTACAATGTTATTGATCATGCTGTTAACAACAATGCAGATGTGCAAGGGATCAATCATTATTTCGGATGGTATAATGGTGTTATTCGTGACGTTGATAAGTGGGCAGACCAGATTTCAAAAGACTTTAAAGATTATAAAATTATCTTTTCAGAATATGGAGCAGAAGCCAATCTTAGTCATCAACAAGAGATTGTTGGAGATGTGGGAAATCAATGGGCTAACCCTGCATTTTTTCCAGAAGAGTTCTCAACAAAATTTCATGAGATACATTGGGGAACAATTAAGAAACATCCGATTTTCTTAGCGTCTTATCTTTGGAATACTTTTGACTTTGCAACACCAATAACTGCATTAAATGTGGAACCAAGAAATTTTAAAGGCTTAGTAACTTTTGATCGAAAACTGAAAAAGGATCCATTTTATTGGTACAAAGCAAACTGGAGTAAAGAACCAGTATTGTATCTGACACAGCGTCGAGTTGTTGAACGAGCGAATGAGATAACACCAGTAACTGTTTATTCTAACATTGGACCTCCTAGCTTATTTGTTAACGGTATTGAGATCAAGAATTTTGTTATGGGAGAAACGGATGTACATTATATCTTTCAAGATATAAAATTGAAGGAAGGCGACAATATCATTGAGGTAAAAGCTTCTAAGGGAGGAAAACAATTAGAAGATAAAATAAGTTGGCATTACGTGAAAAATAATCCAAAGGCAATCAGTAAAGATGGGCCAAAAGATAATAAAAGTGAACACATTGGTTTATAA